The following coding sequences are from one Candidatus Aminicenantes bacterium window:
- a CDS encoding TraR/DksA family transcriptional regulator, which yields MDARDEKRFGRRLLGLREELNRLVQAQDGEVESGRDSMDEVDQATELIEREFGSLIATNARASLEKVNAALARIEAGDYGKCQECGVEIPTKRLLALPFALYCVKCQQALEEDQ from the coding sequence ATGGATGCGCGAGATGAGAAGCGTTTTGGACGGAGATTGCTTGGGCTTCGCGAAGAACTGAACCGCCTGGTACAGGCCCAGGACGGTGAGGTCGAAAGCGGCCGGGACAGCATGGATGAAGTAGATCAGGCGACTGAATTGATTGAACGGGAATTCGGTTCCCTAATCGCCACCAATGCCAGGGCCAGTCTGGAGAAGGTCAATGCGGCACTGGCGCGGATCGAGGCCGGGGATTACGGAAAGTGCCAGGAATGTGGAGTTGAGATCCCGACAAAGCGGCTGCTGGCGTTGCCTTTTGCTTTGTATTGCGTCAAATGCCAGCAGGCTTTGGAAGAAGATCAGTAG
- a CDS encoding 23S rRNA (pseudouridine(1915)-N(3))-methyltransferase RlmH produces MNQVDFLVPGRQKFKELAVLEKKYLQRIEFYVKFTLKNLREQKSANDQLLRKREGEQMLQTLSRQDYVVGLDACGRSLDSQGFAEFLAGCMSRVGGKLVFVMGGRAGLAEDVRKRADDFLSFSPMTFPHDLFRVIFLEQLYRALSIIKGHAYHR; encoded by the coding sequence ATGAATCAAGTTGACTTCCTGGTACCGGGGCGGCAGAAATTCAAGGAACTGGCCGTCCTGGAAAAAAAGTATTTACAACGCATTGAATTTTATGTAAAATTCACACTCAAAAATCTGAGGGAACAAAAATCCGCGAACGATCAGTTGTTGCGGAAAAGGGAAGGGGAACAGATGCTGCAAACCCTGTCTCGCCAGGATTACGTGGTCGGCCTTGATGCTTGCGGGCGCAGCCTTGATTCCCAGGGATTCGCCGAATTTCTGGCAGGCTGCATGTCCCGGGTCGGCGGCAAACTGGTGTTTGTCATGGGTGGCCGCGCCGGACTGGCTGAAGATGTCCGCAAGAGGGCGGATGATTTCCTTTCTTTTTCACCCATGACTTTTCCTCACGACTTGTTCCGCGTGATATTTCTTGAGCAGTTGTATCGTGCCCTTTCCATTATCAAGGGCCATGCATACCACCGCTAA
- a CDS encoding sigma-54-dependent Fis family transcriptional regulator: protein MFLPRRTDASLPWKNSGWMPNTTDFVSVDHLTDPASLEVRRLLDRAALLKTPVLLTGETGTGKDVWAEYLHTVSGGHPFLNLHCGDVPETLLESEWFGYRRGAFTGAEHDFSGKWAAAGNGTLFLNRIDLLSLGIQAKLLRIIEGRRYYSLGDVRERMVTARFVFSADMDIEKRVREGIFRSDLFYRISTLTVPVPPLRERPEDIRSLLLHFARRFGVEVRLTADGRRRLRDYPWPGNIRELQNLVESARIFGGMLTDERIEHLVHDGTTLLELACAREWSLEKLEEEYIRYLMRRYPHRTTVARILGISRKSLYNRLKRYESS, encoded by the coding sequence ATGTTTTTACCGCGCAGAACCGACGCAAGTTTGCCTTGGAAAAACTCTGGATGGATGCCAAACACTACCGATTTTGTCTCGGTTGACCACTTAACCGATCCCGCTTCCCTGGAGGTGCGGCGCCTCCTGGACCGCGCCGCTTTACTCAAAACACCGGTGCTGCTGACTGGAGAAACGGGTACTGGAAAGGACGTTTGGGCGGAGTATCTTCACACCGTCAGCGGTGGTCATCCATTCCTGAACCTGCACTGTGGGGATGTGCCGGAGACCCTGTTGGAAAGCGAATGGTTCGGATATCGCCGGGGGGCGTTTACCGGTGCGGAACACGATTTCAGCGGGAAATGGGCCGCGGCGGGAAACGGCACCTTGTTTTTAAACCGCATCGATTTGCTCAGTTTGGGAATCCAGGCCAAGTTGTTGCGAATCATAGAAGGTCGCAGATATTATTCATTGGGAGATGTCCGTGAACGCATGGTAACCGCGCGTTTTGTATTCAGCGCGGACATGGATATTGAAAAACGGGTGCGTGAAGGTATTTTCAGGTCCGACCTTTTCTACCGCATTTCCACCCTGACAGTTCCCGTACCACCCCTGCGTGAGCGACCGGAGGATATTCGTTCCCTGCTGCTGCACTTTGCGCGGAGGTTCGGGGTTGAAGTACGCTTGACCGCTGATGGGCGGCGGCGCTTACGGGATTATCCCTGGCCGGGCAATATCCGCGAACTCCAGAACCTGGTTGAATCCGCCCGCATCTTTGGCGGGATGTTGACGGATGAACGAATCGAGCACCTGGTCCATGACGGGACCACTTTGCTGGAGCTGGCCTGTGCCCGGGAATGGAGCCTGGAAAAATTGGAAGAAGAATACATCCGTTATTTGATGCGCCGCTATCCCCACCGCACAACCGTGGCGCGGATACTCGGGATCTCGCGCAAATCCCTTTACAACCGCTTGAAACGCTATGAATCAAGTTGA
- the rsfS gene encoding ribosome silencing factor, which produces MESEAYQAVLEDLKRRRIPAEVKDAVRAMLDKQAHDVVVLKIKDISDVTDYMVIAHGNSARQNLAVADEVKRRLRRIHRLKASNTEGEAAAEWILLDYFDFVVHVFTAQNRRKFALEKLWMDAKHYRFCLG; this is translated from the coding sequence ATGGAGAGTGAAGCCTATCAAGCCGTTCTGGAAGACCTGAAGCGCCGGCGCATTCCGGCTGAAGTCAAAGACGCGGTACGTGCCATGCTGGACAAGCAGGCTCACGATGTCGTTGTCTTAAAGATAAAGGACATCAGTGATGTGACCGATTACATGGTGATTGCCCACGGAAACAGTGCGCGGCAGAACCTGGCCGTGGCCGACGAAGTAAAACGCCGGCTGCGGAGGATTCATCGCCTGAAAGCGTCCAATACAGAGGGAGAAGCAGCGGCCGAGTGGATTCTGCTTGATTACTTTGATTTCGTGGTGCATGTTTTTACCGCGCAGAACCGACGCAAGTTTGCCTTGGAAAAACTCTGGATGGATGCCAAACACTACCGATTTTGTCTCGGTTGA